The genomic window TCGCACGTGAAGGACTCGGGgtccccggcggcggcggctgctgaAATGTGGGCTGATGTAGTCGGGATTAGGACTGGAAAGGTTGCGTTCCGCCCAGAATATCTCGCCTCCATTTGCGCAATCACTTCCTcgatggtgccggtgacAGTCGTGGTAGCGCCGGTAGGATCGTCAACTTTGACAGGAAGGTCCCAAGAGATGGGATCCATTCCGTAGCCCCCAATACTGTTTGGCTGCTCGTTATTGGAGGCTGGAGCGCTGTAGACGCCCTTTTTCATGTTAGCAAGTGTGTTCTAACATAAGCTATCCACCTACGGTAGCCAAGGTGCTTAGAATATCATTCTTACCTCGAAAAAGGCCATCATGGCAGCGAGGGAAGTGAAACTGAACCACATGATGTTTGGTTTGCAGGTATGAAACGCAGGTTCTCGGAAATTGGTGATGTCTACTGTGAAATAAGAGTCTACCAAAGGGAGAGAGGGCAAATATACGCTGACCAAGAGAGACGTGGGCCGGCCGTAAGAGTTCCGGGAGCAAGCGTGACCAAAATGACTGTTGCTCTTATACTCACTTTAAGCGCTTAGAAAGGCAGAGTCTTGGATACCTTA from Podospora pseudoanserina strain CBS 124.78 chromosome 7 map unlocalized CBS124.78p_7.2, whole genome shotgun sequence includes these protein-coding regions:
- a CDS encoding uncharacterized protein (COG:S; EggNog:ENOG503PEV2), with amino-acid sequence MKKGVYSAPASNNEQPNSIGGYGMDPISWDLPVKVDDPTGATTTVTGTIEEVIAQMEARYSGRNATFPVLIPTTSAHISAAAAAGDPESFTCDVPFTKASNNQILDGIHYLWGMSGTAKNGPGPGNCGCVSCSWWAAIYWCNDDDHEQEVRWKQIGNGAYYLRQHGCVTDNDLRIKGQAF